CTCGATCCCGATGGCGGCCAGGGCGTAGAGACACAGTGCGTTGCAGCGGATGGTCCCGCCGAAGGTGCGGGCCACCGCCAGCATGAGCCGCGCGGCGGGTGGGGCGTGGTCGAGGACGTCGCCCATGGCGGCGTCGCGAAGCTCGATGCCCGCGAGGATCGTCGCGGTGGCCACGAGCACCTCCTCGTCGGCCATGAGCTCCTCCACGCTGGTCTCCTGATCGGCAATCTCGGCGAGGATGTGCCGGAAATCGAGGATGACGTCACGCACCGTGCCCGGACTGGTCTGCAGCTCAGCGGCGTAGGAGTGGGCGAATCGGGCCAGGACATCGATCTCCGACTCCTCGAAGGTGGGGTTGTAGCGGGCGACGTGATCGAGGTGTTCGTCCCGGGTCAGGTCGGGCAGTTCCCCCTGGACGAGGAACGGGGCCATCGCCTCGGCCTGGGTCACCGGTGCCACGACCCCACTGCTCCACTCCGGCTCCGGGATGTCCGGGCCGAAGACGAGGGCGAAGGGTTCACCGGTGAGGACGCGGCGGACCGCCCAGCAGGAGGAGATGTCGATGAGTCCGACCTCGGCGACGGCAAAGAGCTCGTCGACGATGAGCTCGAGGTCCTCGTCGTCGCGCCCGGTGATGAGGAAGCCGAAGACGAGGTCGAGTTTGTGGCGGTCGAGGTGGTCGGCGATCTCCGGCAGCACCCCGAGATCGTCGAGGTCGATCCGCAGGACGGGCCCGAGGGTGAAGCGGGAGGAGCGGGGGCCGGTGGCGGTGAAACCGATGAGGACGAGCGAGTCCTCCGGGTAGAAGCCGAGCAGGGCGGGCAGGTTGGCGATGAGTTGTCCGGGTGTCTGGATGGGCTGGGTGGAGCTGGTGGCGGTGGTCATGCCCTTGAGCATCGTGTGCAGCGGCGGGACGCGCGAGGGACACGTCCGGGGGCCGAGCCGGGAACCTGTGGAATTCGGAAGTTGTCCACAGGGGCACGGGACCCCGGGTGGCGGTGGGCAACCTCAACCGGCAAGATGGTGCGGTTACAGTGGATGGACAACCTCATCGGGATTAAGTCCGCCCGGCC
Above is a window of Corynebacterium suedekumii DNA encoding:
- a CDS encoding DUF4192 domain-containing protein; translated protein: MTTATSSTQPIQTPGQLIANLPALLGFYPEDSLVLIGFTATGPRSSRFTLGPVLRIDLDDLGVLPEIADHLDRHKLDLVFGFLITGRDDEDLELIVDELFAVAEVGLIDISSCWAVRRVLTGEPFALVFGPDIPEPEWSSGVVAPVTQAEAMAPFLVQGELPDLTRDEHLDHVARYNPTFEESEIDVLARFAHSYAAELQTSPGTVRDVILDFRHILAEIADQETSVEELMADEEVLVATATILAGIELRDAAMGDVLDHAPPAARLMLAVARTFGGTIRCNALCLYALAAIGIEMSVRAMPALMASAAEKEDHSLTHLMIGPCQAGAYSTLLYALHEGSRMVRDRYGLYRRAE